In Hemiscyllium ocellatum isolate sHemOce1 chromosome 33, sHemOce1.pat.X.cur, whole genome shotgun sequence, the following are encoded in one genomic region:
- the LOC132831463 gene encoding ras-related and estrogen-regulated growth inhibitor-like isoform X1, which translates to MNSNFQLPRPLKRAQHLAGCRTARVAILGQGAVGKTAITVRFITKRFIGEYDPTLETIYRHVSSVDGECVQFEVLDTAGQEEDAMLIEEKIKWAEGFIIAYSVTDRCSFDEVLRLRFLISHVHSSLKRGHSDAPPPVVIVANKKDLEYDRMVTTEEGDGIAQALKCPFFEISARDSYEETVGVFNLLYREMATSGVLSTFRRKVSSKLMDKIPRIPSNATMSLSTRSFSLSSVKDFLTD; encoded by the exons ATGAACTCCAACTTCCAGCTGCCCCGTCCTTTGAAGAGAGCTCAGCACTTGGCCGGCTGCAGGACTGCGAGAGTGGCCATCCTGGGTCAAGGGGCTGTGGGGAAAACTG caatcaccGTACGGTTCATAACTAAAAGATTCATCGGAGAGTATGATCCCACTTTGG AAACAATATACAGACATGTGTCCTCGGTGGATGgggaatgtgtgcagtttgaagtTCTCGATACTGCAGGCCAG GAAGAGGATGCGATGTTAATCGAGGAAAAGATCAAGTGGGCAGAGGGTTTCATCATCGCCTACTCAGTGACAGACCGGTGTAGCTTTGATGAGGTTCTCCGACTGAGGTTCTTGATCAGCCACGTCCACTCCAGCTTGAAGCGGGGTCACAGCGATGCCCCGCCCCCTGTGGTCATCGTCGCCAACAAGAAGGACCTCGAGTACGACCGGATGGTGACCACGGAGGAGGGCGATGGCATCGCCCAGGCACTCAAGTGCCCTTTCTTTGAGATCTCAGCCCGAGACAGCTACGAGGAGACGGTGGGTGTCTTCAATTTACTTTACCGGGAGATGGCAACCAGTGGAGTGCTGTCAACCTTTCGGCGGAAGGTCTCCTCGAAGCTGATGGACAAGATACCCAGGATCCCCTCAAACGCTACCATGAGCTTGTCTACACGGAGTTTCAGCTTGAGTTCAGTGAAGGACTTCTTGACCGATTAA
- the LOC132831463 gene encoding ras-related and estrogen-regulated growth inhibitor-like isoform X2: MAECSGLRGEAITVRFITKRFIGEYDPTLETIYRHVSSVDGECVQFEVLDTAGQEEDAMLIEEKIKWAEGFIIAYSVTDRCSFDEVLRLRFLISHVHSSLKRGHSDAPPPVVIVANKKDLEYDRMVTTEEGDGIAQALKCPFFEISARDSYEETVGVFNLLYREMATSGVLSTFRRKVSSKLMDKIPRIPSNATMSLSTRSFSLSSVKDFLTD; this comes from the exons ATGGCAGAATGTTCAGGGCTTCGAGGTGAAG caatcaccGTACGGTTCATAACTAAAAGATTCATCGGAGAGTATGATCCCACTTTGG AAACAATATACAGACATGTGTCCTCGGTGGATGgggaatgtgtgcagtttgaagtTCTCGATACTGCAGGCCAG GAAGAGGATGCGATGTTAATCGAGGAAAAGATCAAGTGGGCAGAGGGTTTCATCATCGCCTACTCAGTGACAGACCGGTGTAGCTTTGATGAGGTTCTCCGACTGAGGTTCTTGATCAGCCACGTCCACTCCAGCTTGAAGCGGGGTCACAGCGATGCCCCGCCCCCTGTGGTCATCGTCGCCAACAAGAAGGACCTCGAGTACGACCGGATGGTGACCACGGAGGAGGGCGATGGCATCGCCCAGGCACTCAAGTGCCCTTTCTTTGAGATCTCAGCCCGAGACAGCTACGAGGAGACGGTGGGTGTCTTCAATTTACTTTACCGGGAGATGGCAACCAGTGGAGTGCTGTCAACCTTTCGGCGGAAGGTCTCCTCGAAGCTGATGGACAAGATACCCAGGATCCCCTCAAACGCTACCATGAGCTTGTCTACACGGAGTTTCAGCTTGAGTTCAGTGAAGGACTTCTTGACCGATTAA